One genomic segment of Thermodesulfobacterium sp. TA1 includes these proteins:
- a CDS encoding EamA family transporter: protein MEKSTLILWLITIILWGICPIIEKIGLKNVDPLMALFVRTLVALIGLSLAVFLTGTFKPEVLNFKNIAVLSLSGILGGFLGMLTYFTLLKSQKASQIVPLTSVYPLIATFFSVIFLKEEIHLNKIIAVFLIVSGVFLLFKNP, encoded by the coding sequence ATGGAAAAATCAACGTTAATACTCTGGTTGATTACCATAATCCTTTGGGGAATATGTCCTATAATAGAAAAAATCGGGCTAAAAAACGTAGACCCTCTTATGGCTCTTTTTGTCAGAACCTTAGTCGCCCTTATAGGGCTAAGCCTGGCTGTTTTCTTAACAGGGACCTTTAAGCCTGAAGTCCTAAACTTTAAAAACATAGCTGTTTTATCTTTAAGCGGTATCTTAGGTGGTTTTTTAGGGATGTTAACCTATTTTACCTTACTTAAATCTCAAAAGGCCTCTCAAATAGTGCCACTAACTTCTGTGTATCCGTTGATTGCAACCTTTTTTTCCGTTATTTTCCTTAAAGAAGAAATACACTTAAACAAAATCATAGCGGTATTTCTTATAGTATCTGGAGTTTTTCTTTTGTTTAAAAATCCTTAA
- a CDS encoding site-2 protease family protein: MFDPKVFILLTPVLLLALTVHEFSHGLVAYLLGDPTPKLAKRLTLNPIKHLDVFGTLTLFITQAIGWAKPVPINPNYFKNPWKDMALVSLAGPLSNILLAFLFGFLFHLFYGLNLNYTSFAVSQPLALMCFLGIKINLGLAIFNLLPIPPLDGSKILVKFLPKTWRFNYLRLELFGFIFILILALTGVLGRVIYPILNLATNLVLGLTNVF, encoded by the coding sequence ATGTTTGACCCTAAGGTTTTTATACTTTTAACTCCGGTTTTATTGCTGGCTTTAACGGTGCACGAATTTTCTCACGGTTTGGTAGCCTACCTTTTAGGAGACCCTACCCCTAAGCTTGCTAAAAGACTTACGTTAAATCCGATCAAGCATCTTGACGTTTTTGGAACTTTAACGTTGTTTATTACTCAGGCTATAGGTTGGGCAAAACCTGTGCCTATTAACCCTAACTACTTCAAAAATCCTTGGAAAGACATGGCCCTTGTTTCTTTGGCTGGGCCGCTTTCAAACATCCTACTTGCTTTTCTCTTTGGGTTTTTGTTTCATCTATTTTATGGATTAAACTTAAATTATACTTCTTTTGCGGTTTCTCAACCTCTGGCCCTTATGTGTTTTTTAGGGATAAAAATAAACTTAGGTTTAGCTATTTTTAACCTTTTACCTATTCCTCCTTTGGACGGAAGTAAAATATTGGTTAAATTCTTACCTAAAACCTGGAGGTTTAACTATCTAAGACTTGAATTATTCGGGTTTATTTTTATCTTGATTTTAGCTTTAACCGGGGTGCTTGGAAGAGTAATTTATCCTATATTAAACTTAGCTACCAATTTAGTTTTAGGACTTACTAACGTTTTTTAG
- a CDS encoding S41 family peptidase codes for MKNFKNKKLLYPILGILLLLAVAFSNGFTKEKNEEIYKYLKLFSQVLKLIEDNYVTEVSPKDLIYGAINGMLNSLDPYSSLMKPEEFKELEIETKGSFTGIGIEITIKDDVITVVAPIEDTPAWKAGIKPGDKILKIEDKPTKGMSITEAVKLLRGPKGTKVTLTILRNDKDIKEITLIRDVIPIRSVKYKLLEPNYAYVRITNFQEKTHQELINALEELEKQQLKGLILDLRYNPGGLLSSAIEVADEFLEKGLIVSVKGKAKNSEMTFEAKPNPSNKKHPYPIVILINHGTASASEIVTGALKDHKRALVLGQKSFGKGRVQTVIPLDDGYAVKLTTAFYYTPNGVCIDTIGIVPDIEIPMVELAAKEKSKNKDEEDLIKPWTSPEEDFQVKMALSILKNLKEISKLNF; via the coding sequence ATGAAAAATTTTAAAAATAAAAAACTCCTTTATCCTATATTAGGTATTCTTCTTTTATTAGCCGTAGCCTTTTCCAACGGATTTACTAAAGAAAAAAACGAAGAGATCTACAAATACCTCAAACTTTTTTCTCAAGTATTAAAGCTTATAGAGGACAACTATGTAACCGAAGTATCTCCCAAAGACCTTATTTATGGTGCTATAAACGGAATGTTAAACTCTTTAGACCCCTACTCTTCTTTGATGAAACCTGAAGAATTTAAGGAACTTGAAATCGAAACCAAAGGAAGCTTTACGGGAATAGGGATAGAAATTACCATAAAAGACGATGTAATAACTGTAGTGGCTCCGATCGAAGACACCCCTGCTTGGAAAGCTGGTATCAAGCCAGGAGATAAAATTCTAAAAATAGAAGACAAACCTACTAAAGGAATGAGTATTACTGAGGCTGTCAAACTGTTAAGAGGCCCTAAAGGAACTAAGGTTACTTTAACCATACTTAGAAACGATAAAGACATAAAAGAAATTACCCTTATCAGAGATGTAATTCCTATAAGAAGTGTAAAGTATAAACTTCTTGAACCAAATTATGCCTATGTAAGGATTACCAACTTTCAAGAAAAGACCCATCAAGAGCTGATCAATGCTTTAGAAGAACTTGAAAAACAGCAACTAAAGGGTCTCATTTTAGACCTTCGTTATAATCCAGGAGGTCTTCTCTCTTCTGCAATAGAGGTAGCAGACGAGTTTCTTGAAAAAGGTCTCATTGTTTCTGTAAAAGGTAAGGCAAAAAACTCAGAGATGACCTTTGAGGCTAAACCTAATCCAAGCAACAAAAAGCATCCTTATCCTATCGTAATCCTTATCAACCATGGCACGGCTTCTGCCTCTGAAATAGTTACCGGTGCGTTAAAAGACCATAAAAGAGCCCTTGTGCTTGGACAAAAAAGTTTTGGTAAAGGTAGGGTCCAAACGGTCATCCCTCTTGACGATGGTTACGCAGTTAAGTTGACCACTGCCTTCTACTATACCCCAAATGGGGTTTGTATCGATACGATAGGAATTGTGCCTGACATCGAAATACCTATGGTTGAGTTAGCAGCCAAAGAAAAATCTAAAAACAAAGACGAAGAAGACCTAATAAAACCTTGGACTTCACCTGAAGAGGATTTTCAGGTAAAAATGGCTCTTTCTATTTTAAAAAACCTAAAAGAAATTTCTAAGCTTAATTTTTAA
- a CDS encoding cytochrome c biogenesis protein ResB, giving the protein MKTIWDFFSSVKVAVVLFFLIAFFSILGTIIPQVQPPDFYLMKYGETFGRVILLLQLNDAYHSVWYVFLLLFFMINLITCSVKRFKVSWKLFKKNPEEVDPQRLPNTQEIKVKKDFSQLISLLKNLGFAQKETSQGLLFYQDKNRIGYLSVYLVHFSLVLMIIGAVVGAIWGFRGNMYLLEGEASNQVVLFKKENPLFLDFSVRLNKFIFEVYPDGTPKEYISNVTFIEKGNNTVDALIKVNHPAKHKGIAFYQASYEEIPKFNVKITLDGKTFEKIVDPTLPVEIADRYVLILEAYMAHQGFLVAKFNLLDQETGEGDEIFAIEGKPSEFKIKEKIGKFELKDLAGKFYMSVLQVKKDPGVWLVYAGFLLMILGLIGVYFLEPKTLWVFLKEDGEKILIKVGGMAKRDKSGLTLKLNELIKKLES; this is encoded by the coding sequence ATGAAGACTATCTGGGATTTTTTTTCTTCAGTTAAGGTTGCAGTAGTTTTGTTTTTTCTTATAGCCTTTTTTTCTATTTTAGGAACTATAATCCCTCAAGTTCAGCCCCCAGATTTTTACTTAATGAAATATGGAGAAACCTTTGGTCGAGTTATTCTTTTATTACAGCTTAATGATGCCTACCATTCTGTTTGGTATGTATTTTTACTCCTTTTTTTTATGATAAACCTTATTACCTGTTCGGTAAAACGTTTTAAAGTGAGCTGGAAACTTTTTAAGAAAAATCCAGAAGAGGTAGACCCCCAAAGATTACCTAATACCCAAGAAATAAAAGTAAAAAAAGACTTTTCTCAATTAATAAGTTTATTAAAAAACTTGGGGTTCGCTCAAAAAGAAACCTCTCAAGGTCTTTTGTTTTATCAAGACAAAAATCGTATAGGTTATTTATCGGTTTATTTAGTGCATTTTTCTTTGGTCTTAATGATAATAGGGGCTGTTGTAGGTGCTATCTGGGGATTTAGAGGAAACATGTACTTATTAGAAGGAGAAGCTTCTAATCAAGTAGTTCTTTTTAAAAAAGAAAACCCCCTCTTTCTTGATTTTTCAGTAAGGCTTAACAAGTTTATTTTTGAAGTCTATCCAGACGGAACCCCTAAGGAATATATCTCAAACGTTACTTTTATAGAAAAAGGCAATAACACCGTTGACGCTTTGATAAAGGTTAACCATCCTGCCAAACATAAAGGAATTGCTTTTTATCAAGCAAGTTATGAAGAAATTCCTAAATTTAATGTAAAAATAACTTTAGACGGTAAAACCTTTGAAAAAATTGTTGACCCAACTCTACCTGTAGAAATAGCCGATAGATATGTGCTAATACTTGAGGCCTATATGGCCCATCAAGGTTTTTTGGTAGCTAAATTTAATCTTTTAGACCAAGAAACTGGGGAAGGAGACGAGATTTTTGCCATAGAAGGAAAACCCTCTGAGTTTAAAATAAAGGAAAAGATAGGTAAGTTTGAGCTTAAAGACTTAGCCGGTAAGTTTTACATGAGTGTGCTTCAGGTAAAAAAAGACCCAGGGGTTTGGTTGGTTTATGCAGGGTTTTTGTTGATGATTTTAGGGTTGATAGGAGTTTACTTTTTAGAACCAAAAACCCTTTGGGTTTTCTTAAAAGAAGACGGAGAAAAAATATTAATAAAAGTAGGTGGGATGGCTAAGAGAGATAAAAGCGGTCTTACCTTAAAACTAAACGAACTTATTAAAAAACTTGAGAGTTGA
- a CDS encoding molybdopterin-dependent oxidoreductase — protein MVWSRRDFLKIAVASTGVGIIGGTQVDKLLGLGRKPEDKPVYVPTVCEMCFWRCGVIAKVVNGKVVKLDGHPEHPQSRGKLCARGHGGIGLLYDPDRLKHPLIRVGERGEGKFKKASWDEAFNYVAEKMLKIKETYGPEAMALFTHGTISTYFVHLLWAYGSPNLGMPSYALCRGARDIAFKLTFGSPVGNPERVDLKNSKVIVLIGFHIGENAHNSMCQEFTEALGNGATVIVVDPRFSTVASKAKYWLPIKPATDLALLLAWINVIINEGLYDKEYVAKYTVGFEKLAEAVKEYTPQWAEKETEIPAGLIIETARIMGKNKPSVVIHPGRHTAWYEDNTQRIRAIAILTALLGAYGRPGGIYLPPKNPLTGYDLSDFCGVPYPEHQKPEINKGPYPFTEEEGVIPEIIKATLTENPYPIKGWLITGTNLIKSTPNQRDTIEAIKKLDLVVTVDMMPFDHVLYADVVLPECTYLERYDDIFEVKERSIGLALRQPVVNPMYDTKPGWWIAKELGIRLGLKDYFPYQDFEDYLKAKCQVLGISFEELKQKGYIEIPDTANPYLDGTSEVKFKTPSGKIELYSKQLEEAGFPPIPQYTKHEEPPQGYFRLLYGRVPVHTFSRTTNNPSLWELMKENAAWVNAKVAKKLGLKNGDYVVLVNQDGVKSNRVKIKVTERIRPDCVYVPHGFGSFSPMLKRAYLNGADDQQLITRYAVDPVSGSVGMRVNFVKIEKA, from the coding sequence ATGGTTTGGTCGAGAAGGGATTTTTTGAAGATAGCGGTTGCGTCTACCGGGGTTGGGATAATAGGGGGTACACAGGTAGATAAGTTATTAGGTTTAGGTCGTAAGCCTGAAGATAAGCCGGTATATGTTCCCACGGTTTGTGAAATGTGTTTTTGGAGATGTGGGGTTATAGCTAAGGTAGTGAATGGAAAAGTGGTCAAGCTTGACGGACATCCTGAACATCCTCAATCAAGAGGAAAACTTTGCGCTAGAGGTCATGGAGGAATAGGTCTTCTTTATGACCCAGATAGACTTAAACATCCCTTGATAAGGGTAGGAGAAAGGGGAGAAGGAAAGTTTAAAAAAGCTTCATGGGATGAGGCTTTCAATTATGTAGCAGAAAAGATGTTAAAAATAAAGGAAACTTATGGGCCCGAAGCTATGGCTCTTTTTACTCATGGAACCATTTCCACTTATTTTGTACATCTTTTGTGGGCTTATGGGTCTCCTAATTTAGGTATGCCCTCTTATGCTCTTTGTAGAGGGGCAAGAGATATTGCTTTTAAGCTTACTTTTGGGTCTCCTGTAGGTAATCCTGAAAGGGTAGACTTAAAAAATAGCAAGGTTATCGTACTGATAGGTTTTCATATAGGAGAAAATGCACATAATTCTATGTGCCAAGAGTTTACAGAAGCCTTAGGAAATGGGGCTACGGTAATCGTGGTAGATCCAAGGTTTTCTACCGTAGCAAGTAAAGCCAAGTATTGGCTTCCGATAAAACCGGCTACTGATCTAGCTTTACTTTTGGCTTGGATAAACGTAATCATTAACGAAGGACTCTATGACAAAGAATATGTGGCTAAATATACCGTAGGGTTTGAAAAGTTAGCTGAAGCAGTAAAAGAGTATACTCCTCAGTGGGCTGAAAAAGAAACCGAAATTCCAGCTGGTTTGATAATAGAAACCGCAAGGATTATGGGGAAAAACAAACCCTCTGTAGTAATCCATCCTGGAAGACACACCGCTTGGTATGAAGACAATACCCAAAGGATAAGAGCTATAGCCATCCTTACAGCTCTTCTTGGAGCTTATGGAAGACCTGGTGGAATATACCTTCCTCCTAAAAATCCTTTAACTGGTTATGATCTCTCAGACTTTTGTGGAGTCCCTTACCCAGAGCATCAAAAACCAGAGATAAACAAAGGCCCTTATCCTTTTACCGAAGAAGAAGGTGTTATCCCTGAAATCATTAAAGCAACCTTAACCGAGAACCCTTATCCTATAAAAGGGTGGTTGATTACTGGAACCAATCTTATAAAGTCTACTCCGAACCAAAGAGATACTATAGAGGCCATCAAAAAGTTGGACCTTGTAGTAACCGTTGACATGATGCCTTTTGACCATGTACTTTATGCAGATGTGGTGCTTCCAGAATGTACTTATTTAGAAAGGTATGATGATATTTTTGAAGTGAAAGAAAGAAGCATAGGTTTAGCTTTAAGACAGCCGGTAGTCAATCCAATGTATGATACAAAACCAGGGTGGTGGATAGCCAAGGAATTGGGAATAAGGCTCGGTTTAAAGGACTATTTCCCTTATCAGGATTTTGAAGACTATCTTAAAGCGAAATGTCAAGTCCTTGGAATAAGTTTTGAAGAACTAAAACAGAAAGGTTACATAGAAATACCAGATACAGCTAATCCTTATCTTGATGGCACCTCTGAGGTTAAGTTTAAAACTCCATCTGGAAAAATAGAGCTTTATAGCAAGCAGTTGGAAGAGGCTGGTTTTCCTCCAATTCCCCAATATACCAAACATGAAGAACCGCCTCAGGGTTACTTTAGGCTCCTTTATGGGAGGGTACCTGTGCATACCTTTTCCAGAACCACCAACAACCCATCTTTGTGGGAGCTCATGAAAGAAAATGCTGCTTGGGTAAACGCTAAGGTAGCCAAAAAACTTGGATTAAAGAACGGAGATTATGTGGTGCTGGTTAATCAGGATGGTGTAAAAAGCAATAGGGTAAAAATAAAGGTTACCGAAAGGATTAGGCCGGATTGTGTGTATGTTCCTCACGGATTTGGTAGTTTTTCTCCTATGTTAAAAAGGGCATATTTAAACGGGGCAGACGACCAACAGTTGATTACCAGATATGCGGTAGACCCGGTTTCTGGTAGTGTAGGTATGAGAGTAAATTTTGTTAAGATAGAGAAAGCTTAA
- a CDS encoding IS110 family transposase yields the protein MTHYIGVDISKDNFHFCILNHEAKTLSSGKLSMSLQGFSDFFNLLKTLSDPIVVMESSGRFHIPLYCFLVEKDIQTFILNPKIVHRFFEFISANNPSKYDTKDAKILALFALNNPEFLKSYPENSELRSASRLIQKLKHELAEAKTQIKYALTVLFPEAEKHFNIYSHSFLNILLKFPSAKTLKKAKPNEISEIIKSSVPKGKTPSFSPDEVINLAKNSIGVDNPYLSQTLIIYIEKLFFLEPRIKKLEEMLVEKMDEDQQEQIKLISSIKGISSKLASLFLAEIRDVKRFSNAKKLIKFAGTDPVTKQSGKYKAKMSISKQGSSFLRNVLFQMAVGVVKWNFYFRSYFIRKKKNFGSYKKAMIAVVNKLIRVIYAICRKKTFFNPAFSKFPVLEVSHV from the coding sequence ATGACCCATTACATCGGTGTTGACATTTCTAAAGATAACTTCCACTTCTGCATCCTTAACCATGAAGCTAAAACCCTCTCCTCCGGCAAACTCTCTATGTCTCTTCAAGGCTTCTCTGATTTCTTTAACCTTCTCAAAACCCTCTCTGACCCTATCGTTGTTATGGAATCCTCTGGTAGGTTCCACATCCCCCTTTACTGCTTCCTCGTTGAAAAAGATATCCAAACCTTCATCCTTAACCCTAAAATCGTCCACAGATTCTTTGAATTTATCTCCGCTAACAACCCCTCTAAATACGACACAAAAGATGCCAAAATCCTTGCACTCTTCGCTCTTAATAACCCTGAATTCCTTAAATCCTATCCTGAAAACTCTGAACTCCGTAGTGCTTCTCGTCTTATCCAAAAACTTAAACATGAACTTGCTGAAGCTAAAACTCAAATCAAATACGCCCTCACTGTTCTTTTCCCAGAAGCTGAAAAGCACTTTAATATTTACTCCCACTCCTTCCTTAACATACTCCTTAAATTCCCCTCTGCTAAAACCCTTAAAAAAGCTAAACCAAATGAAATTTCCGAAATTATTAAATCCTCTGTTCCTAAAGGTAAAACCCCTTCCTTTTCTCCCGATGAAGTCATAAACCTTGCTAAAAACTCTATCGGGGTTGACAATCCTTATCTCTCTCAAACTCTTATCATCTACATCGAAAAACTCTTTTTCCTTGAGCCAAGAATAAAAAAGCTTGAAGAGATGCTTGTAGAGAAAATGGATGAAGACCAGCAAGAACAAATTAAGCTCATTTCCTCTATAAAAGGTATTTCCTCTAAACTTGCAAGTCTCTTTTTGGCTGAAATCAGAGACGTAAAAAGATTTTCTAATGCCAAAAAGCTCATAAAGTTTGCGGGCACAGACCCAGTAACAAAACAATCTGGTAAGTATAAAGCTAAGATGAGCATATCTAAGCAAGGGTCGAGCTTTCTCAGAAATGTTCTTTTCCAGATGGCGGTAGGTGTAGTAAAATGGAATTTTTACTTCAGATCCTATTTTATACGTAAGAAGAAAAACTTTGGCAGTTATAAGAAAGCTATGATAGCAGTTGTAAACAAACTTATAAGAGTTATCTATGCAATTTGTAGAAAAAAAACTTTCTTTAATCCTGCTTTTTCTAAGTTCCCTGTTCTGGAGGTCTCTCATGTTTAA
- a CDS encoding 4Fe-4S dicluster domain-containing protein, with amino-acid sequence MPRYVMVIDVEKCIGCMACVIACKKENGVADGYFRTRVVEEARGEFPYLRMELRSELCNHCEIAPCIDACPTRASHRAKDGTVQIDHKKCIGCKACILACPYDARYIRPDGTADKCTFCQHRIKEGKKPACVETCLGKSRIFGDLDDPESDVAKLLKRYEAAVRLEWAGTKPRVFYINKKFPGGF; translated from the coding sequence ATGCCAAGATACGTTATGGTAATAGATGTAGAAAAATGTATAGGTTGTATGGCTTGTGTAATTGCTTGTAAAAAAGAAAATGGAGTAGCAGATGGTTATTTTAGGACAAGGGTGGTAGAAGAGGCTCGGGGAGAGTTTCCCTACCTTAGGATGGAGCTTAGGTCAGAACTTTGTAATCATTGTGAAATTGCTCCTTGTATAGATGCTTGCCCTACCAGGGCGTCTCATAGAGCAAAAGATGGAACCGTACAGATAGACCACAAAAAATGTATAGGTTGTAAGGCTTGTATTTTGGCATGTCCTTATGATGCAAGATATATTCGTCCTGATGGGACCGCAGATAAATGCACTTTTTGTCAACACAGGATAAAAGAAGGGAAAAAGCCTGCCTGTGTAGAAACCTGCTTGGGAAAATCAAGAATTTTTGGAGACTTAGACGATCCAGAAAGTGATGTGGCTAAACTTTTGAAAAGATATGAAGCAGCCGTAAGGCTTGAATGGGCAGGGACTAAGCCCAGGGTTTTTTACATCAACAAAAAATTCCCAGGGGGGTTTTAA
- the nrfD gene encoding NrfD/PsrC family molybdoenzyme membrane anchor subunit — MLEITITGTNSITFPHFEVWDWRIVLYLFLGGLAAGTLVMCSIANLRHSKTVEELAKCVRAPLISFVMLAVGALFIILEIKAPWHLYWGYLTFQPLSLMSWGTWGVPLVLFFNALYILAVIPEEQKHYLKFEFLKRFSDRLKPKMRLIAKINFVSGIFLAIYTGILLASFLAVPLWNNATLPILFLVSALSAGAALIVIIARDVEIKYLFTKIDVWLIVIELLLIPLYFYGLYVSSAPYKRALEPFFSFKGEYFIYTLALILIFLFLPLALRMKIGEITEFEEHGFPHQFTRGQILRMNIAAILVIAGTLILRGAIVYAGQVIKLSI; from the coding sequence ATGTTAGAGATAACCATAACCGGGACCAACTCTATAACCTTCCCTCACTTTGAAGTTTGGGATTGGAGAATAGTATTATATTTATTTTTAGGAGGGTTGGCTGCAGGCACTTTAGTTATGTGTTCTATTGCTAACCTTAGACACAGTAAAACGGTGGAAGAGCTGGCAAAATGTGTAAGGGCTCCTTTGATTTCTTTTGTGATGCTTGCTGTTGGTGCTCTTTTTATTATCCTTGAGATTAAGGCTCCTTGGCATCTTTATTGGGGTTATTTGACTTTTCAACCACTTTCTCTTATGTCCTGGGGTACTTGGGGAGTACCTTTAGTTCTTTTTTTTAATGCTTTATATATTCTTGCTGTGATACCGGAAGAACAAAAGCATTATCTGAAGTTTGAATTTTTGAAACGGTTTTCAGATAGACTAAAGCCTAAAATGAGGCTTATCGCCAAGATAAACTTTGTATCCGGTATCTTTTTAGCTATTTATACCGGTATTCTTTTAGCATCCTTTTTGGCGGTTCCTTTGTGGAACAACGCAACCCTTCCTATTTTGTTTTTGGTTTCTGCCCTTTCAGCAGGAGCAGCTTTGATAGTCATCATAGCTCGAGATGTAGAAATCAAGTATCTTTTTACTAAGATAGACGTTTGGCTCATTGTAATAGAGCTATTACTTATCCCTCTTTATTTTTATGGATTGTATGTTTCTTCAGCACCTTATAAGAGGGCTTTAGAACCTTTCTTTTCTTTTAAAGGAGAATATTTTATTTATACCTTGGCATTGATTTTAATCTTTTTGTTTTTACCTCTTGCTTTACGTATGAAAATCGGAGAAATTACTGAGTTTGAGGAACATGGATTTCCTCATCAATTTACCAGAGGACAGATTTTGAGGATGAATATAGCCGCAATCTTAGTGATTGCAGGAACATTAATCCTTAGAGGGGCTATAGTGTATGCAGGACAGGTGATAAAATTAAGTATATAA
- a CDS encoding polyribonucleotide nucleotidyltransferase, producing MEKVEVDIGSGDPIIIETGEYAKFADGSVLVKQGDTAVLVTAVMGQSLVEGVDFTPLSVDYREQASAWGKIPGGFIKREGKPTDREILVSRVIDRSVRPLFPEGFFYDVVITALTLSADEKYDPDVLAITGASAALVLSQAPFEGPIAGIRVVRINGEFVLNPTYEQRQQADLELIVSCSEDAIVMVEGGGKEVPEEVVLDALYLVLDRVKPLIEAQKTLREKLGKPKVSIEYSTDWFSLVEALENFARLRVVEALSLEDKLQRKSVLNQIFEEFISSYENLVSSKALLGYQYKKLISKVMREKLFKEGRRIDGRTLDEIRPITIKVHPFERPHGSAVFTRGQTQVFASVTLGSREQAQLVESIYEGEIFKRFMLHYNFPPFCTGEARTWGPPRRREIGHGALAERALEPLIPAEEVFPYIIRVVANVFESNGSSSMATVCAGSLALFDAGVPIPKHVAGIAMGLILEEGKSLVITDILGEEDQLGDMDFKVAGTRDGVTSIQMDIKIKGLTKEILAEALLKAKKARDFILDKMYEAIPEPRKTLSPYAPKIEIITVPEEKIHLIIGPGGKTVKEIKEKTNTTVWVLEGGKVSITGQTQEEVDLAKKMIEALVSEVEIGKVYEGKITRVEPYGLFIEVLPGKIGLLHVSKMVNPPKDLRSVYSIGEVVRVKVIEIDDLGRPKFTDRLENE from the coding sequence ATGGAAAAAGTGGAAGTAGATATCGGTTCAGGTGATCCTATTATTATAGAAACTGGTGAATACGCCAAGTTTGCTGACGGCTCAGTATTAGTAAAACAAGGAGATACCGCAGTTTTAGTAACAGCGGTTATGGGACAGTCTTTGGTTGAAGGAGTAGATTTTACTCCCCTTTCAGTAGATTATAGAGAACAAGCTTCTGCCTGGGGGAAAATACCTGGAGGTTTTATTAAAAGAGAAGGAAAGCCTACCGATAGAGAGATTTTGGTTTCTAGGGTGATAGACAGGTCGGTAAGACCTCTTTTTCCAGAAGGTTTTTTTTATGATGTAGTGATTACAGCTTTGACCCTTTCTGCTGATGAAAAATACGACCCAGATGTGCTGGCCATCACAGGAGCTTCAGCTGCTTTAGTTCTTTCTCAAGCACCTTTTGAAGGACCTATAGCAGGGATTAGGGTAGTTAGGATAAACGGAGAATTTGTTTTAAACCCAACCTATGAGCAAAGGCAACAGGCTGATTTAGAGCTGATCGTTTCTTGCTCTGAAGATGCCATTGTGATGGTAGAAGGTGGTGGAAAAGAAGTTCCGGAAGAGGTTGTGCTTGATGCGCTTTATTTAGTATTAGATAGAGTTAAACCTCTGATAGAAGCTCAGAAAACTCTTAGAGAAAAGTTAGGTAAACCTAAAGTGAGTATAGAGTATTCTACTGATTGGTTTAGTCTGGTTGAAGCTTTAGAAAATTTTGCAAGACTAAGAGTAGTTGAAGCCTTGAGTCTTGAAGACAAGCTTCAAAGAAAAAGCGTTTTAAATCAAATTTTTGAGGAGTTTATAAGTTCTTATGAAAATCTAGTTAGCTCAAAAGCACTGTTAGGGTATCAATATAAAAAGTTGATTAGCAAAGTAATGAGAGAAAAACTTTTTAAAGAAGGAAGAAGGATTGATGGAAGAACTCTTGATGAGATAAGACCTATAACTATTAAGGTTCATCCCTTTGAAAGGCCTCATGGTAGTGCAGTTTTTACAAGAGGACAAACTCAGGTTTTTGCAAGCGTTACTTTAGGTTCAAGAGAACAAGCTCAATTGGTAGAAAGTATTTATGAAGGAGAGATTTTTAAGAGGTTTATGCTGCATTATAATTTTCCTCCCTTTTGCACTGGAGAAGCAAGGACTTGGGGACCTCCGAGAAGAAGGGAGATAGGACATGGTGCTTTAGCAGAAAGGGCTTTAGAACCTCTTATTCCTGCTGAAGAGGTCTTTCCTTATATTATAAGGGTGGTTGCTAATGTTTTTGAATCAAACGGTTCTTCTTCTATGGCAACGGTTTGTGCTGGTTCTTTGGCACTGTTTGATGCAGGTGTCCCTATTCCAAAGCATGTAGCAGGGATTGCGATGGGACTTATTTTAGAAGAGGGTAAATCGTTGGTGATCACCGATATTTTAGGAGAAGAAGACCAACTTGGAGACATGGATTTTAAAGTTGCTGGTACCAGAGATGGTGTTACCAGTATTCAGATGGACATTAAGATAAAAGGACTTACTAAAGAAATTTTAGCAGAAGCGCTTTTAAAGGCTAAAAAGGCTAGGGATTTTATTTTAGATAAAATGTATGAAGCTATACCTGAACCGAGAAAGACTCTTTCTCCGTATGCTCCAAAAATTGAGATTATTACCGTTCCTGAAGAAAAAATCCATCTTATCATAGGTCCAGGTGGAAAAACGGTTAAAGAGATCAAAGAAAAAACCAACACTACTGTTTGGGTGTTAGAAGGAGGAAAGGTTAGTATCACCGGGCAAACCCAAGAAGAAGTAGACCTTGCTAAAAAAATGATAGAAGCTTTGGTTTCAGAAGTGGAAATAGGAAAGGTTTATGAAGGTAAAATAACAAGGGTAGAACCTTATGGACTTTTTATTGAGGTGTTGCCAGGAAAAATAGGTCTACTACATGTTTCTAAAATGGTTAATCCTCCTAAGGACCTAAGGAGTGTTTACAGTATAGGGGAAGTGGTTAGGGTTAAGGTAATAGAGATAGACGACCTTGGGAGGCCTAAGTTTACGGATAGACTTGAGAATGAATAA